GAATGAAGTCCATGTGCAAAGGTTCACTGTGTCACTCCGACATATGGTTAATCATTATTGTTCTGTGGTGAATCTACTTTAACGGAAAACGAGCATTTAAGGtgaaaacattaatataaacTTTGTTATACATTATGAGATGCACAGCAGGATGTGGTCATTACAATTGTTCACACCATCTTCCCTTGTTTAGCTTATTTTATGTTGTCAATAAACAGGACTTTAAATCACACGCAACTGCAAGATGTCAAGGATGATGGGCACGATTACATTCAAGACTTATTTCTGTTatgttttctggaagctggtgaaaaggagaactcaggcagcagctcatgtcttatgcagaagattttaatgtaaacttaatgcatcaaggagaccagaaggtgaaacaatatataaacactaacacagtaacatgagcaattgtccccccccaagtctgaagatgtctcccacagcctcccagtatatctccctctacttgcatcacccattccaacagcacttccatgaatggctagaattgctgtcacaTGTTACATggaggtgtttgcatcctattggatagttaaacCTGAAGGATGACTTCCTAAATCACATAGTGTCCTCACGTCTGGCCACCCAGATTGAGGAACTCTGTCTGAGTTCCTCAACCATTTCCATGGTATAAAAGTAGAAAAGATGCATTAAATATATTCCTTAAGGGCCAATCTATTAAATCTCTCTCCAAGTTAGTTATAACCAGAGTGATACACTTCCACACACAAGTTTGTTTGTCGGCATTTGACCCAATTCAAGGCAGAAAACTTAAAAGAGCTCGAAGATATGTAGGAATCAAGCGTCAGCAAGTAAAAATCAGCAGCTCTGCATTTTCCTTGAGATAATCAGAGGCTAATAGAGAATAAtaacttatttatatattgatatacagcacctttaaaaaaacagaggctacaaagtgctttgaaagTTGAAGCAGACACAGGATATTCGGGGGGTAATCGCAAAAATTCCACAATTACAGCAATAAGAAGACAGCATCACGTAAAAGCAAGTGAATgtaaaatgggttttaagaagtgattttaAAGGAAGTCACTGAATCTGCGAGCCTTCTCTCCTCAGGGAGGTCAGGTCGTCGTCACCTTTATCTTTGGAATGACCAGAACGGGCCTACCCGAGGATCGAAGGCTGCCAGCGGAGGCTCATATGGGGTCAACATTTCTGCTATGTAGTTATGGGCTGGACCAACTCAAGCTTTAGAAGttatcagtaaaatcttaacaTCAGTTTCCAGATTGAGGTGGTGTGATGTCGTCTATTAAAACTAATATTCAATTAAATTCTAttaaaattcaaaacaacttcaTTTGTCCCTGGAGGGCAATTCTGTGAAAACTGATAAGAACGTagataaatactgaatgattaaaGTGATGGTTTAAAGTGGGGCATTGAGGTAAATAATACAGACATGAATTATGTACAGTTAAGGTGAaggaagaatatatatatacaggaccatgtagcagcagatgaataaatactgtagcgtatgaataaatataagaagccgagctgctgcattctgaacAAGTTGGAGTAACAGCAGTCGAGTCTTGAGATTAAAGTCCAATATAACTCACAAGGTTCTTGCTTTATATTGGCAGATAGTGGACCAAAGCTTTATTCGATTAGGgtggtgtttgtgtctgggGGAACAAACCGTataatttcagattttcacTTATTGAGTTGAGTCAATAAGTATAATATACCACACTGAGTTGCCATGGTGAGATTCAGAGTTGACCATCCTAGCCACTAGAATGAGCCCTTACACCACTACTTACTCCCCTGAAGGGATTTTCTTTCTGTGATTCCCTCTGCtcactgtatgtgtttgtctgtgtgagacaGGTAGCGGGCAGCAGTCTGTCACAGGGGTCACTACAGTGGAAGACAGCAACAGCTACTGGAGCGTGCGTGGAACCGGCGACGCCTTCTGCCATCGGGGTACCCCGGTAAAGTGCGGGCAGACAGTCCGCCTCACACATGTCAACACCGGCCGAAACCTGCACAGCCACTACTTCACCTCACCACTGTCCTCGAATCAGGTGGGTGGagtgagaagtgtgtgtggagggaggagacgaTTTTAACATCTCCAacctaattaaaaaaaaagctgattaTGAGAAGTTTGGGGAGATCAATCTGAATGAATCACTACGACCCTAATTGTAGTAATAATTCTAATGTATAGTCAGGGATGTACCAATAAGCTGCCTTTCCTATTAAGTGAAACAAAGACCAACATTTTGAGCTAGAAGTGATTTGACAGGAGCTTTTACACTTCAGGATCTGTACCAAACTTTCTGGGAGTTCAGCCTCAGGTCAGAAAAACTTCTCCAGTCTTAAGGAAGCATGAAAACACTGTCAGACCGAAGTGCAATAGAGTTGGAAGAGGTGGACCGTGACATGATAGCAATTTCTCAACTGTCAGACATCTGGTTTAAGTCTTTGAACATCTCTGATGTACCAGGTTATTTAACCTGTGGGCAGTTTTTCAGCAGAACAATCACCAAATCCTGATTTTTGTCACTATGtgaatataaaattatatatacacCACAATGGAAGATGGAACAGTGTAATATACACTATGGTCTGTCTGGCCTCTTCCATTCACTTTACCTTGGGTGTCACTGGAGAGGGTGTACAGTATATTGCTGTAGTTTTGTTTAAGAGTGTTTGGGAAAACCAAACTTGTCTGAATGTATATAAAGTCAGATCTGTGAAAGTTGTAAAATGTAAAGGCCCAAAGTAAGATGATAAAAACAAGCATAGGGAGAATTTCTGCCTTAAATGGAAACAGAAAGCTTCCAAAAACGCAGCGTACCTCATCTTCACCTCTGTTCCTTGTCTTCTAATCTCTCTCTCATTCGTCCACAGGAGGTGAGTGCTTTTGGTGAGGAGGGGGAAGGCGACCACCTGGACGAGTGGACGGTTCAGTGTGGGGGATCCGTGTGGAAACGCGAAGAGGCTGTCCGCTTCCGTCACAAGGCCACGGAGGCACTGCTGTCAGTGACGGGGGAGCAGTACGGACGGCCAATCCACGGTCAGAGGGAAGTTCATGCCATGGCGGGCCCCACCCAGCACAGCCTCTGGAAGGCCATGGAGGGCATCTTCATGAAGCCCAGCGAGAGCCCGGCGGGCAGCCGAGAATACAGTCACCTGCACACAGAGTTC
The Hippoglossus stenolepis isolate QCI-W04-F060 chromosome 15, HSTE1.2, whole genome shotgun sequence DNA segment above includes these coding regions:
- the sdf2 gene encoding stromal cell-derived factor 2; protein product: MGGLLSGSLPALLLALSAVFGLCVGTELSFVTCGSVVKLLNLKHNVRLHSHDVRYGSGSGQQSVTGVTTVEDSNSYWSVRGTGDAFCHRGTPVKCGQTVRLTHVNTGRNLHSHYFTSPLSSNQEVSAFGEEGEGDHLDEWTVQCGGSVWKREEAVRFRHKATEALLSVTGEQYGRPIHGQREVHAMAGPTQHSLWKAMEGIFMKPSESPAGSREYSHLHTEF